In Methylacidiphilum infernorum V4, a single window of DNA contains:
- a CDS encoding tetratricopeptide repeat protein encodes MKLRKLSRNKKLVMGLFFSFTLFQYLGVERLTWARSEKVNPSIEIVPTADLELDRAIALYRQGRYEEAIRVFYRILPQLSPGKKTEALFSMADCYRLIGKKAEAIRIYQLLIQNDPSSAFVPTAYFWEGKLLSEQGDFAKAAPALKIAVEKGDPQTSQAASFFLALCQLQTKEEEKGVYRLRELVDKAPDLRVEAAGVLATYYESILDWAHALEYWSVVVRETKDPLAKSKALARCGWAAWKSGQPKEAERFFTQASGGPPYTEGNRLANSGLFQFYLSQKRYKEAIQFYEKHSNGFIETEKEKLLLDLVNAYLEIKDYAKALTLLDSFIAEYPRSALVDLAAYERVLAHYYLDRSSLETNIEQFSLQYPSSPYLYALLYLKAEDYNRTGRFSLALPLWEKLDSVHSSFVSPEAILMGKANSNYGLEKWAEAASLYKSFLTGYPHSKEVIPVKMHLASCLEKMEEKKEALKLWKEVLQALNKTDPERETCLEHVGVLAFDLKEESLAAETMLKVLNEYPHSPYRGIAAWIVGQHKYEEKQYEAAKEYFSLAREAEPEKLYLAATLMLAWIAYHQGDVEKLCSYVQSYEDNYKSGAETIPTELYYWIASQLLKKEKREQAALYFKKVVQSANPKDKYYSSSLWLLAETERKLMNWKEANTYYLEFQKSDPNSASNSPVLLGLAETQIALGQFAEAQKNLEEVMLKEPEGENNAKARMLIGDSYLAQKNYREAAKAYTTLSLIYQDDHITPRAMQKAALSFSKAGDNDQAAFWEKKLKEKYPTFKPDA; translated from the coding sequence ATGAAGCTTAGAAAGCTGTCCAGGAACAAAAAATTGGTTATGGGTTTGTTTTTTTCTTTCACGCTTTTTCAATACCTTGGCGTAGAAAGATTGACCTGGGCTCGTTCTGAAAAAGTCAATCCGTCGATTGAAATTGTTCCTACGGCCGACCTCGAGCTGGATAGAGCGATAGCCCTCTACAGGCAGGGCAGGTATGAAGAAGCCATTCGGGTCTTTTACCGGATATTACCCCAGCTATCCCCGGGTAAAAAAACCGAAGCTCTTTTTTCAATGGCCGATTGTTATCGGCTGATAGGGAAAAAAGCTGAAGCGATCCGAATCTATCAGCTGCTGATTCAAAATGATCCCTCCAGTGCTTTCGTTCCCACAGCCTACTTTTGGGAGGGCAAGCTGTTGTCTGAACAGGGCGATTTTGCCAAAGCGGCACCAGCCCTCAAGATAGCCGTGGAAAAAGGAGATCCCCAAACCTCCCAGGCTGCAAGTTTTTTTCTCGCCTTGTGCCAGCTTCAGACGAAGGAAGAAGAAAAAGGGGTTTACAGGTTGCGGGAGCTGGTTGACAAGGCTCCGGATCTTAGAGTTGAGGCTGCCGGGGTACTTGCAACCTATTATGAATCGATTTTGGACTGGGCGCATGCTCTCGAATATTGGTCGGTGGTAGTCCGTGAGACGAAGGATCCCCTGGCGAAGTCCAAGGCTTTGGCGCGCTGCGGTTGGGCAGCTTGGAAATCGGGTCAGCCGAAAGAGGCCGAACGCTTTTTCACCCAGGCTTCCGGAGGCCCCCCCTACACGGAAGGGAACAGGCTTGCCAACAGTGGACTTTTCCAATTTTACTTGTCTCAAAAAAGATACAAGGAGGCTATCCAATTTTATGAAAAACATAGCAATGGATTTATCGAAACTGAAAAGGAAAAACTCCTGCTTGACCTGGTCAATGCCTATTTGGAAATTAAAGATTATGCCAAGGCTCTAACCCTCCTTGATTCTTTTATAGCCGAATATCCTCGATCCGCCCTTGTTGACCTGGCTGCTTACGAAAGGGTATTGGCCCATTATTATCTAGATAGGAGTTCCTTGGAAACCAATATTGAGCAGTTTTCCTTGCAATATCCTTCTTCTCCCTATCTCTATGCACTTCTTTATCTGAAAGCCGAAGATTACAATAGGACAGGGAGATTTTCACTCGCTCTTCCCCTTTGGGAAAAATTGGATTCCGTGCATTCTTCATTTGTTTCCCCGGAAGCGATTCTTATGGGCAAAGCCAATTCTAATTATGGGCTTGAAAAGTGGGCCGAGGCAGCTTCTCTCTACAAAAGTTTTTTAACTGGCTACCCGCATTCCAAGGAAGTGATCCCGGTAAAGATGCACCTTGCCAGTTGTCTTGAAAAAATGGAGGAAAAGAAAGAAGCCTTGAAATTGTGGAAAGAAGTTCTGCAGGCCCTAAACAAAACAGATCCTGAAAGAGAAACCTGTCTTGAACACGTGGGGGTTTTGGCCTTCGATCTCAAGGAAGAAAGCCTTGCGGCCGAGACCATGCTGAAGGTGCTGAACGAATACCCCCATTCTCCTTATCGAGGCATAGCGGCATGGATAGTCGGGCAGCACAAATATGAAGAAAAACAGTATGAGGCTGCCAAGGAATACTTTTCCCTGGCCCGGGAGGCTGAGCCCGAAAAACTCTATTTAGCGGCTACCTTGATGCTTGCCTGGATAGCCTATCATCAAGGAGACGTTGAAAAGCTCTGTAGTTATGTCCAGTCTTACGAGGATAATTATAAGAGTGGGGCAGAAACAATTCCCACCGAGCTTTACTACTGGATAGCTTCTCAACTTCTCAAAAAGGAAAAACGGGAGCAGGCTGCACTTTATTTTAAAAAAGTCGTTCAATCGGCTAATCCCAAGGATAAATATTACAGTTCAAGTTTATGGTTGTTGGCCGAAACGGAACGGAAGCTGATGAACTGGAAAGAAGCCAATACTTATTACCTGGAATTTCAGAAATCCGATCCGAATTCGGCGAGCAACTCCCCGGTTCTCTTGGGATTGGCCGAAACCCAGATTGCCCTGGGACAGTTTGCCGAAGCCCAGAAGAACTTGGAGGAAGTCATGCTTAAGGAACCGGAGGGAGAAAATAACGCTAAAGCACGGATGTTGATCGGGGACAGTTATCTTGCTCAAAAAAACTATAGAGAAGCGGCTAAAGCTTACACCACTTTAAGCCTTATTTATCAAGATGATCACATTACCCCAAGGGCGATGCAAAAAGCCGCCTTATCTTTTTCCAAGGCGGGAGATAACGACCAAGCCGCTTTTTGGGAAAAGAAACTGAAAGAGAAATATCCTACCTTTAAACCGGATGCTTGA
- a CDS encoding OmpA family protein — translation MKTEPFSPLSVILDRKTLSLAVILSLLLHLAFIVTVGPLRIKNLALASTAKKFDRRLDLKRAELPASIFQARADTQSPSVTPIPALEAPKQIKAINPLVQDVTQANPVRIPMPSVVPGGAPEVAVLSPTPPTEVSPYQEDPKSHFQTLISHLLTGQTSPGVPNTSNILPAGLGHDPIPGASAPGQAGTHPTGTSGGEGIPGVDDIQTQFKAAANFDPRVPQPVVLRLPSDILFDFDSATIKPNAEPLLFQVLEILKKYNRADVEIGGHTDTFGDEMYNLQLSEQRAFAVQQWLEAHLPQGMYNFHATGYGKSHPIVNPRGSIEEQARNRRVEIVIRALVEE, via the coding sequence ATGAAAACCGAGCCGTTCTCTCCCCTTTCCGTCATTTTAGACAGGAAAACACTCAGCCTGGCGGTTATTCTTTCGCTCCTCCTTCATTTAGCTTTTATAGTCACCGTCGGACCTCTCCGGATAAAAAACCTCGCGTTGGCTTCCACGGCCAAGAAATTTGACAGGAGGCTGGATCTAAAGAGAGCCGAACTTCCCGCTTCCATTTTTCAAGCTCGAGCTGATACCCAAAGCCCCTCCGTGACTCCCATTCCGGCTCTTGAAGCTCCAAAACAGATCAAAGCCATCAATCCCTTGGTCCAGGATGTTACACAAGCCAATCCCGTGAGGATACCCATGCCTTCCGTTGTCCCGGGAGGAGCTCCAGAGGTGGCCGTATTATCACCCACTCCTCCCACCGAGGTCAGTCCTTATCAAGAAGATCCCAAGTCCCATTTCCAAACCTTGATTTCTCATTTATTGACCGGTCAAACTTCTCCCGGTGTTCCGAATACAAGCAACATCCTGCCTGCCGGACTGGGGCATGACCCGATCCCTGGGGCGAGTGCACCGGGTCAAGCCGGAACCCATCCTACGGGGACCAGCGGAGGGGAAGGTATACCTGGAGTGGATGATATTCAAACCCAATTTAAAGCGGCGGCCAATTTCGATCCTCGCGTTCCCCAACCCGTTGTTTTACGCCTGCCCAGCGATATTCTTTTTGATTTTGATTCTGCAACCATAAAACCGAATGCCGAACCCCTCCTTTTCCAGGTGTTAGAAATCCTGAAAAAATACAACAGGGCTGATGTTGAGATTGGGGGACACACGGATACTTTTGGCGATGAGATGTATAACTTGCAACTCAGTGAACAAAGGGCCTTTGCGGTTCAGCAATGGCTAGAAGCCCATCTTCCTCAAGGCATGTATAACTTTCATGCTACCGGGTACGGCAAGAGCCATCCCATAGTCAATCCACGAGGTTCCATAGAAGAACAGGCGAGGAATCGTAGGGTAGAAATAGTGATTCGGGCCCTGGTAGAAGAATAG
- a CDS encoding tetratricopeptide repeat protein produces the protein MKYFHPIKELLVVLIFCSAFLVFWLPLLKAQDADFDAGFWTSRIVDFSVVDSSGSTQWIRGIVLSADGKVLTLSNVFDGKTIKEAKRWDFRPVQYSGWIIREPEKDLLLIQVEGKSLSALRIVSQDSWPQGGGSEFFIPTPTPEEPRKIGKYSPIKEGLETDRDHLFFSGEITGVLPGSPVINEKEQTIGIVDWIDPQKRLLRARLLSGPLEILDKADRLMEFAFWKENLEMIRKKGELDPKLSSSPYWVNLWQSVQKTDIEKNADKLIEVFSKSDVAWATASANYLRISLLDKADFAIRKAASLNGEADYHYSILFAQIMISRKEWNPAIDALLKAREEGALSKEIAYPLGICLYQIGQFEKAVEELKSYVESRPRHVSAWLLMGEIFQKMHQWDRAVNAFMKAARLNPQSVKAWVGIAESYSALAKWDLASEAYTELSLLEPKNPSVWYNLGLVLLKTEQEKLALACFLRVIELNPADRDGWFNFGVLSQKSGERLVALNAYKKAVNIDPRFGMGWFNLGCLCQELHLYPEAIDAWRKADETLPGDIRPLINLVFLENHIHDYGERDRDLTRLESRDPRLAQQIKYKLVHSNR, from the coding sequence GTGAAATATTTCCACCCGATTAAAGAGCTGCTTGTTGTTTTGATCTTTTGCTCCGCTTTCCTTGTCTTTTGGCTTCCTTTGTTGAAAGCCCAAGATGCAGATTTCGATGCCGGTTTTTGGACATCAAGGATCGTGGATTTTTCCGTGGTGGATTCTTCCGGCTCTACGCAGTGGATCAGGGGAATAGTCTTATCGGCGGATGGCAAAGTTCTTACCTTGTCGAATGTTTTTGATGGCAAAACGATCAAAGAAGCTAAGAGATGGGATTTTCGCCCCGTTCAATATTCCGGTTGGATAATAAGGGAACCTGAGAAAGATCTGCTTTTGATCCAGGTGGAAGGTAAATCCCTTTCGGCCTTGAGGATCGTTTCACAGGATAGCTGGCCTCAAGGAGGAGGATCGGAATTTTTCATCCCCACCCCCACTCCTGAAGAACCGAGAAAAATCGGCAAATACTCTCCTATTAAAGAAGGCTTGGAAACGGACAGGGATCACTTGTTCTTTTCAGGGGAGATTACCGGGGTATTACCGGGCAGTCCCGTCATTAACGAAAAAGAGCAAACCATAGGCATCGTGGACTGGATAGACCCACAGAAAAGACTTTTGAGAGCAAGATTGTTAAGTGGCCCGTTGGAAATTTTGGATAAAGCCGACAGGCTCATGGAGTTTGCTTTTTGGAAAGAAAATCTTGAAATGATTAGAAAAAAAGGGGAACTGGATCCCAAGCTTTCTTCTTCTCCCTACTGGGTGAACTTGTGGCAAAGTGTTCAAAAAACCGACATTGAAAAGAATGCGGACAAGCTCATAGAAGTTTTTTCAAAGTCCGATGTAGCTTGGGCTACTGCTTCTGCAAACTACTTAAGAATATCCTTGCTTGATAAAGCCGATTTTGCCATTCGAAAAGCGGCTTCATTGAATGGGGAAGCCGATTACCATTATTCCATTTTGTTCGCCCAGATCATGATCTCCCGCAAGGAATGGAACCCGGCGATAGATGCTTTGCTCAAGGCAAGAGAGGAGGGGGCCCTTTCCAAGGAAATCGCCTATCCTTTAGGGATCTGTTTATATCAAATCGGCCAATTTGAAAAAGCTGTTGAAGAGCTCAAGAGTTACGTGGAATCCCGGCCTAGGCATGTCAGCGCCTGGTTGCTGATGGGAGAAATTTTTCAGAAAATGCACCAATGGGATAGGGCTGTCAATGCTTTTATGAAGGCGGCGAGATTGAATCCCCAATCTGTAAAAGCCTGGGTCGGGATTGCCGAGTCCTATAGTGCCCTGGCTAAATGGGACCTGGCATCGGAAGCGTACACGGAGCTGAGCCTTCTTGAACCTAAAAACCCTTCTGTATGGTATAACCTGGGTTTGGTCTTGTTGAAAACTGAACAGGAAAAGTTGGCCTTGGCCTGTTTTTTGCGGGTCATAGAGTTGAATCCAGCCGACCGGGATGGATGGTTTAATTTCGGGGTATTGAGCCAGAAGTCGGGAGAAAGATTGGTTGCTCTCAATGCCTACAAAAAAGCGGTGAATATAGACCCTCGTTTTGGCATGGGATGGTTTAACTTGGGTTGTCTTTGTCAAGAACTGCATCTTTATCCCGAAGCCATTGATGCTTGGCGCAAGGCCGATGAAACCCTCCCCGGGGATATTCGACCTTTAATTAACCTGGTATTCCTGGAAAACCATATCCATGATTATGGGGAGCGGGATAGAGATTTAACAAGGTTAGAAAGCCGGGATCCTCGGCTCGCCCAGCAAATTAAATATAAGCTAGTCCATAGCAATCGGTAA